In Corynebacterium ulcerans, one genomic interval encodes:
- a CDS encoding YebC/PmpR family DNA-binding transcriptional regulator translates to MSGHSKWATTKHKKAANDAKRGKEFAKLIKNIEVAARTGGGDPSANPTLDDMIKKAKKASVPNDNIERARKRGSGEEAGGADWQNIMYEGYGPNGVAVLIECLTDNRNRAASEVRTAMSKNGGNMAESGAVSYMFKRRGVVIVNKGELTEDDVLMAVLDAGAEEVNEIGDKFEVLSAPGDTPAIRDALTENDIEVEDADSDFRADVLVPLEANDARKIFRLIDALEDSDDVQNVFTNMDLSDEVLAELDI, encoded by the coding sequence ATGTCAGGCCACTCCAAATGGGCTACCACCAAGCATAAGAAAGCTGCTAACGATGCTAAGCGTGGTAAAGAATTCGCCAAGCTGATCAAGAACATCGAGGTTGCTGCACGTACCGGTGGCGGAGACCCCTCTGCGAATCCAACCTTGGATGACATGATCAAGAAGGCTAAGAAGGCCTCTGTTCCCAACGATAATATCGAGCGTGCTCGTAAGCGCGGATCCGGCGAAGAAGCCGGTGGCGCTGATTGGCAGAACATCATGTATGAAGGCTATGGCCCCAACGGAGTCGCAGTACTTATCGAGTGCCTTACCGATAATCGCAATCGGGCGGCCTCTGAAGTTCGTACCGCTATGAGCAAAAACGGTGGAAACATGGCGGAATCCGGTGCGGTTTCCTACATGTTTAAACGCCGCGGCGTTGTCATAGTAAACAAGGGTGAGCTTACTGAGGACGACGTGCTCATGGCCGTGCTGGACGCTGGAGCGGAAGAAGTTAACGAGATCGGCGATAAATTTGAGGTGCTATCCGCGCCGGGCGATACTCCTGCTATCCGCGATGCGCTCACGGAAAACGATATTGAGGTAGAGGACGCAGACTCTGATTTCCGTGCAGACGTCCTGGTTCCTCTTGAGGCGAACGATGCTCGGAAGATTTTCCGCTTGATCGATGCTCTTGAAGATTCTGATGATGTTCAGAATGTGTTTACCAACATGGATCTCAGCGATGAGGTTCTTGCAGAGCTTGATATCTGA
- a CDS encoding acyl-CoA thioesterase has protein sequence MSKIYEVLNLENIDRDIFRGPAVASSLTRTFGGQVAAQALVAATRTVPTDAFIVHSLHAYFVSAGDSSQPTIFQVDRVKDGRSFIARHVTAIQDGRPIFSMQSSFHRRDDAGPEHSDLMRRVPHPEDVHVDREALPASSRALLDEWGDWDIRKVSDTDFDHNPYTASQQVIWFKSKEVLPDDETFHICTLAYMSDMTLLHSSLVPHPNERVKLASLDHAMWFLRPFRADEWLLYDQVSPSAHAGRALTQGRIFNSSGDLVAMTTQEGLTRTISAAEDPLPFVVPEA, from the coding sequence ATGAGCAAAATATATGAAGTGTTAAATCTGGAAAATATTGATAGAGATATTTTCCGTGGTCCCGCGGTAGCGTCTTCACTTACTCGAACTTTTGGTGGTCAAGTAGCTGCACAAGCATTGGTAGCGGCTACTCGGACGGTTCCTACGGATGCCTTTATTGTGCATTCCCTTCACGCATATTTTGTCAGCGCCGGAGATTCTTCGCAGCCCACGATTTTTCAGGTTGATCGGGTAAAAGACGGTAGGAGTTTTATTGCTCGTCATGTGACTGCAATCCAGGACGGACGCCCTATATTTAGCATGCAGTCGAGCTTTCATCGGCGAGACGACGCCGGGCCGGAACACTCCGACCTCATGCGCCGGGTCCCTCATCCAGAAGACGTTCATGTAGACAGAGAAGCTCTCCCCGCCAGCTCTAGGGCCCTCCTGGATGAGTGGGGGGATTGGGACATTCGAAAAGTATCCGACACTGACTTTGACCACAACCCCTATACCGCAAGTCAGCAGGTGATCTGGTTCAAGTCAAAAGAAGTACTGCCTGACGATGAAACCTTTCATATCTGCACACTCGCCTATATGTCTGATATGACGTTATTGCATTCTTCGTTGGTTCCGCATCCAAACGAACGCGTCAAATTAGCATCACTAGATCATGCGATGTGGTTTCTTCGCCCGTTTAGGGCAGACGAATGGCTTCTTTATGATCAGGTTTCTCCTTCGGCGCATGCAGGTCGCGCACTCACTCAAGGACGGATTTTTAATAGCTCTGGTGATCTTGTTGCTATGACTACCCAAGAGGGACTAACAAGAACTATCTCGGCTGCCGAAGACCCGCTTCCTTTTGTTGTTCCTGAGGCATAA
- a CDS encoding 6-carboxyhexanoate--CoA ligase has translation MTFYSVRMRASLQGQHISGAETLVSCPTDVPRITEQFIQRAMNHAKGTPDSITTKITHIADSDIQRVPRLLTREYQAANCNDAHSFVHQQLATVCSSEVAYKALKLLLSIRNMRGAVLLDAHSARRLEPDHKRGVRASNFGAAPSPTPAAPHSTESETKKNHYHEALTLSSKVMSAPGIIAEICISDDPDYTTGYVSLNGVYTRVHTMKRLGSPLGGRVFILESKKASVAAAIDYIENTPVLIL, from the coding sequence ATGACCTTTTACAGCGTTAGGATGCGGGCGAGCCTCCAAGGTCAACACATCTCCGGGGCCGAAACTCTTGTTTCTTGCCCCACAGATGTCCCCCGCATCACCGAGCAGTTCATCCAACGCGCAATGAACCATGCAAAAGGCACCCCAGACTCAATCACCACAAAAATAACGCATATTGCAGACTCCGACATTCAACGTGTACCCCGGCTTCTCACACGAGAATATCAAGCGGCGAACTGCAACGATGCTCATAGCTTTGTACACCAACAGCTTGCAACAGTGTGCTCCTCTGAAGTTGCGTACAAAGCCCTAAAACTGCTTCTCAGTATCCGTAACATGCGCGGGGCTGTGCTACTAGATGCTCATTCTGCGCGTCGATTAGAGCCTGACCATAAAAGAGGTGTCCGTGCCTCCAACTTCGGCGCTGCACCATCACCAACACCAGCAGCTCCGCACAGCACAGAATCAGAAACAAAGAAAAACCACTACCACGAGGCCCTCACCTTATCCTCTAAAGTTATGAGCGCGCCGGGAATCATCGCCGAGATCTGCATCTCAGACGATCCCGATTACACCACTGGGTATGTTTCCCTCAACGGCGTTTATACTCGGGTACACACTATGAAGCGTTTGGGTTCTCCCCTGGGTGGAAGGGTATTCATCCTAGAGTCGAAGAA